The following are encoded in a window of Castanea sativa cultivar Marrone di Chiusa Pesio chromosome 9, ASM4071231v1 genomic DNA:
- the LOC142610316 gene encoding F-box/kelch-repeat protein At3g06240-like gives MMSKLRNLSSERLPHDVVIDILTRLPVKSLIRFRCVSKSWYSTITDPIFITKHFNHNKAKSLSSKNNHNGFLLYTDDKQLYTAACYDDPTLSLTEVCRFQIPFLAVMVDYCNGMFLTFGNRDTLIYLWNPSIQKFKMLMLDVGRNDYSLGLAYHFQNNDFKILKIVHNSIFCNNKGPRFEAEVYTLSTDLWRRIEFSVESIPNLGSILEIQYEPFLFFNGALHFMAHTWGANNTNDFILSFDVNDEIFREIRLPENYLDRFIFAYQAVHRLVVFKGSLALMVFGPSVYDYEDGTVLDKCDIWVMGQYGVVESWTLKTVGLKRIKNFFGCTESGQLLTIMPPGRMVLYDPESLYENNIGIPSPNWMAYTTDLMESLVLLDHK, from the coding sequence ATGATGTCTAAGCTCAGGAATTTGTCATCGGAGCGTCTCCCACACGACGTCGTGATCGACATCCTGACTCGGCTGCCAGTGAAATCCTTAATCAGATTCAGGTGCGTTTCTAAATCTTGGTACTCTACAATCACCGACCCCATTTTCATTACCAAACACTTCAATCACAACAAAGCCAAATCATTATCAtccaaaaacaatcacaatggTTTTCTTCTATATACCGATGACAAACAACTGTATACGGCTGCTTGCTATGACGATCCCACATTGTCATTGACTGAGGTTTGTAGGTTTCAAATCCCTTTTCTTGCAGTTATGGTTGACTATTGTAATGGCATGTTCTTGACTTTTGGAAATCGTGatactttaatatatttatgGAACCCAAGCATTCAAAAGTTTAAGATGCTTATGCTTGACGTTGGTCGCAATGACTACAGTCTTGGACTTGCCtatcattttcaaaacaatgaCTTCAAGATTCTCAAAATAGTCCACAATTCAATATTTTGCAATAACAAAGGTCCGCGGTTTGAGGCCGAGGTTTACACATTGAGTACGGATTTGTGGAGAAGGATTGAATTTTCGGTGGAGTCGATACCCAATCTTGGGTCTATTTTAGAAATACAATATGagccctttttattttttaatggagCTCTACATTTTATGGCACATACTTGGGGTGCAAACAACACTAACGATTTCATTTTGTCCTTTGATGTCAATGATGAAATATTCCGAGAGATAAGACTGCCAGAGAATTACTTAGATAGATTTATTTTTGCCTATCAGGCAGTTCACCGACTTGTGGTGTTCAAGGGATCATTGGCTCTAATGGTTTTTGGTCCTTCTGTATATGATTATGAAGATGGCACTGTTTTAGATAAATGCGACATATGGGTGATGGGACAGTATGGTGTGGTTGAGTCTTGGACACTAAAAACTGTAGGACTCAAGCGGATTAAGAATTTCTTTGGCTGCACTGAAAGTGGTCAACTTCTAACTATAATGCCTCCGGGAAGGATGGTTTTGTATGACCCTGAAAGTCTATACGAGAACAATATTGGAATTCCAAGTCCTAACTGGATGGCCTACACAACTGATCTTATGGAAAGCCTGGTTTTACTTGATCACAAATAA